The DNA sequence TTCTAATCCCTCTTAATCTGAGGtagaaaattatcattattCCTATTTCTTCGGATTCTCTAATTGAAGATGATCTCATTTGGTCTCTTGGTTCTCATTTGAAAATTGAGTGTAAAATTAGCTCACTCTTttctggaaaaagaaaataatgatcATGTTGCTCATTGGAGATAAAAGTGCACTTGCAGCTTTGATGTCATTCCTCGAGTGCATGTCTTTTGTTGGATTATGGCTTACAATAGATTGCTCACCAAtgaaattcattttcaaaaaggCATGGTGAATTTCCCATTTGCTCCATGTCTTGCGGGATTGTAAAAATGCTAGAGGAACTCGTCTTTCTCTTGGAATCGTTGATTTAGACCCTCTTTTCTTCCTTTATAGCTCATATGATTGGCTGGATTTAAATTTGAGAAGCAAATGTACTACAGAAGTCAAACATCATGCTTAAAAGCTTAATCGGAATGCTATCTTTGCTATATGTTTTTGGTTGCTTTGGAAATGGAGGTGTAGTTCCATATTTGATACTCAGTTTAAATGGCCCAGCAATCCAAAAGATGTGATTTTGAATTATGATGTGGACATGCATATTGCTATTATTAGAAGTTCTACTAGCACAATCAAACAATCATCTCGGTTGAAATGGAATTTCCTGCTAATGGCTTTATCATGCTTAATACTGATGGAAACTATAAGCCTCACATTGGTTTAGCTGCAGCTGGTAGGGTTACAAGAAATGATCAGAGTCATTGGATTTCTTGCTTTACGATCAACCTTGGGAAAGCCAGTTGTGTCTTAGCCTAGATCTTGGGCCTTTACTTTGGTTTCAAGCTCATTAAAACTCCTAACTTTGGCAAAGTTATTATTGACCTTGATTTTGCTGCTGTTGATGCTCGGATTGCTGAGGTCTTCATTCTCAGCATCCTTGTTATGGAATTGTTCAGAGCCACAAGAAGATTCTCCAACATAACAAGGGCTTCTCAAGTAATCATGCTTATAGGGAATGTAATAGGGTGTTGTTGATGGTTTAGCTAACCTCAACTACAATTTTAGTCTTGGTCTCCATATTTTTTATGTTGCCCAAAAGGTAATGATAATCTTGTTTTCCTTGATTGTATGGGAGTTCTTTCCTCTTCTGACATTAGTGTAATTTCCGGGTTTTTTACACCCCCCaccccacctttaaaaataaataaaaaaatataacaaaataaaaaagttaagtaAAGTCTAGCTAAGGATAGAatccatttcaaaaaaaaaaaaaaaaaaatgtctctcTTTTCCTTAATGATATCAATTATCTCTTAAGAAAACATTTTGTAGCCCtttagggggggaaaaaaatatactGAAGCAACaattatttaaggaaaaaaaaatacaaatttataaaCTCATTTTCTCTCGTAGTACTTAAACCAGCAAAATGCAGTAGATGCATAAGAAAAAATCCAATGCAGAGGATCCCACTTCACCATAATTATTATGAAGAGTTCCCTTTAGTTACCActgtaccccaaaaaaaaaaaaaaaatctttagacCTTGGAATAACTTTGAAATTCCCATAGTTTAAAGCTTCTTTCTTTTGTAATACTCACAATCACCAATTGAGAATTAGAAGATTTCTTAACTATAAACTCCATTACATGTCAAATTGAGGTTTCtgctataaataaatttagaaattgaCTCCTAATACGAAAATATGAATATAgtgtaaattattaaattactaCTATCGCTCTTCTTTTATCTattatccataaaaataaaaattttaaaaaaaaaatgcatccaCAAATATGGAAGATTAGTTCATCGTGTTCCAAAGCCACATAAACCCAATAAATCAACTGCTACTCCATAGAAAACTAGAATAGTTTAAGGGTTGAGAAGAAAGGAACTTGCATATATGGAAATTATATaggaaaataaatatcatttatctTTTACTTAAAATATAGAGACTTATAAGGGtatttggatatgataaaaGAACTCAAAGGTTTTTAACAAATTTGTACTGttagatttaataaatttaatcatataatttatcaaaattattcgttaaaaattttatatggtgAATGCTCCTTTATAAATAGAGGAGTCATTCTATTGGGAATATTCGGCTAATATAAAGTGGGAATATATTGACCTATCAAATACTAAAGATGTCACCttaattaataagttaataCTAAAATCTTTATTAGACAAGTAGCAACCTTTGAAAGTTGTTATGTCATTAAACACTCAACATAAGGTGAAAACTATATTTCTAATAAATCAAAacacaatatatgtatataatatatataactaggTTCCTATATGAGCAACCTAGTGGTATCACTATCATAATTTTCTCTTTTAGCCTttagataatttaaaaatatgaaatttaaaattatatttatgattatttatagatttattttgtcgaaatatgattttaatatgctattaaatttatatttaatcaataattaaatgttaaatctaattttaaatttacataaTTCAATAGCTGATAATAGAAAACCTGATAGTAAAACCACCATGCTTACTCGATATGAGATTGATTATCTGAATAATAGCAAGGTGGTGAATAAACTATgaaaattaattggaaaatatatatgaaattaatgaTCATTTTTCAATTGGGAAACAATTAGAAACCAACTGATGATCTTTCAAGAGAAGATCCATGAAGCATTATTTCTCCTCAAAATATATCCGAGATCTTGGAAAATGACTTGGGTTTTATCGAATACCTTCCATCTAGCTAAAGTACATCCTAGTCGCGCTTACTTACCTTGGAAATTGACtggtgattatatatatatatgtaaattagaATATGACGGAGAGAGAGTGGTCAaattaagcattaaaaaaataaaataaaataaaataaaaataaaaaaagacaacaacaacaacaacagaaaaaaaaaaataaaaataaaaaaatcatctattattttacaaatatacagttagatttaataataataataataatgtgcaTATATTATTACAATTAACTaactttaatttctttatcaaatGCGGAGAaaaacttcatatatatatatatatatatagaaaaattctaTTATACAAACCGCATCTAAatttatataagattttaaatacatttttaattgtcagtttttaaagaaatctaagggataataaataaaatactaataaaaaaatccattaaaacaTTTTGACAAGAAACTAATTGTATGTatacgtgtgtatatatatatatatatatatatatattattttatattctcttacttttttatatatttttttatattatggtgtatacatagatatatatatatatataaattttataacgcAGACgtctgtatatttttattatgcagATGCCcataaaatgatgatttttaaaaattcatcatttttgTATGATAGTATtgacaataattttttcaaaaatcattattttgagACGTCCGTACCATAGacaggctatatatatatatatatatatatatatatgtttgtgtgtgtatTTTGATAAACATTTATATTGTCTTACTGATCAAGCAGTTGTTCCTCAGCACCTAATCAAATAGAATATTACGAATTCATCTTAaacaattaaacaattattGAATGTTAGcaactttattttttccttttttcttttttgatatttatatttattattattattattattttgtcttttcaCTTCTGGGTGGAAATATCGGCCACCAACTGAAAGTTCCCATAGCATGGTGACAGAGGCTCCTTGGACTCAACGTCCCTAGCAAGATAAGACCAAAAAGTAAACCTCGGTTTGAACTCATAGGAAAGAATTTTTTGTCTTTGCAAATAGTATTTGCTTTCTATATAATGCAGTTTGCCACAAAATATAGTAACTACATTTtgaaaattggttaaaaattaTCTTTATTCTTCATTAGAATCTTATTAattccctttttgtttttaggtGAATATCTTATTATTTACCTTATTTCGCTTCAAACTATTAAAGACAATTTTTTTCTCCTAAGCCCTTTATTGGATTATTTTTGAAGGAAACGTCATGTAGGTTGGGTTTATCTATAATTCAAAACAAGACATAATTGGAAAAGATTTTAGAAGATGCCTGGTATATATGGACAAGCGAAATGAGCAAGGAAGAGATTCCAAGTAGAAAAAAACATGCAAGGGAATTTTCGTTTATCAAATTGGACTTTTCTTGTCCCCCTTTTGTTTTCTATGATGTTCTATTTCTTGGAGTTTTGCTCAGATAGCTAGATATGGGGAATTTGCGTACGGCCAAGGAGAATATCTGTATACATAACGAAGTTTCAGCCATATTCATTTTCTGCTAAAACTAAGTGATCAATGTATTTCACTTTGTATGCACCATGAAGGAAAAGGGAATGAACTATACATGCTctataaaaatcaaaaccagCTTGATAAAATTGATCAAGGTCTCAAGGCATTCAGTGTTAGCAAAACAGGGAAATTAAAGCTTCTatattttgagaaataaaaCATAGGAGaatgaataattatatatatatatatatatatagtttttctacCATCAAGATATCCACATTTAGTTAAAACGtagaaatcatataattttatgaCATTCCATGAAGTTAGAAGTTCTGATCCTATATAATCCAATAACTAATATACGGTGGTAGAATTttcctatatacatatatatatatatatatataaagagtcaAACTCATATAGATCtgatgatttaattttattatgatgaTCTCATTAATAAATGTTGAATCATTATAAAAATTGTGATTAAAAATGCATTAATaacgtatatatacatatatatatatattgaaatactaaaatttttgcAGTTAATTAAACCTTAGTACCTTATAATTTAGCCAGATTATACATTTGatctttgaatttaaaatattctatatcGAACCTCAATTTACCATTTGTTTTACATTGATCCAATTTTTAAATCGATTGTCAAATTgactaaaaaaatgtttaaaaattaagaaaatttactagtttttgtaatttacaaacaagatgAGTAAATGTTTAATtacttgattaatgaaaaaataaccatcttttaaaatttttaatttttctattaagtcaatttaaaaatcaatttgagaATGCACTAATgtgaaacaaattataaattaatccaatctagaacattttaaatttgaagatcAAAGTACAaggtattaaaatgtaaatcaccaaataatttttttttttttggccctaatgcattaaatttaagattaagagttgataatgataataatataagcctaattgtatatatagaattttaccTGATTAGACGATGCCAAACAACTTATGTTGCCCGACTGGTGCCAGAGTATATATAATCCAAAGTGAAATACCTTGTCCAACTGATATCAAATTACATGTATTTCAGAATGAAAACCGAATAGATTCGGTGTAATTATTcctcaatcaaataatataaaatgttcAACTTTGCCCAAAAAATTACtatgtacacatatataatacaaGGTGGTTCTATCCACAGTACCAAATTTAATAACcacactatttttttaattacatttttatattcCAAAAATGTCATTTATAAAAGGTCACAAATATCTTTTAAATacttaaatagaataaaaataaaatattacgcaCACTATAATGGAGTtttgagaaaaattttaaaaaaaaataaaaaaaaaaccctaaaatggAGACAATAGACTTTAACGATCAAGAGGGATAGATAGATAAAAATAACTAGGAAATCATTAATTTCAATCCTATTTGGCTTTCTTATACGATTTATTCGTtttctttagattttttttctttattttcattctatCCATTTTTtgcacaaattaattaaaaaaaaaatgaacggGAACTCTGAAGTGTTGGTATAAATACTCCCAACAATTTTAACTCATCCagtatatttatatcaaaaaagataattatatttaaattatataatccaAACAGTTTAAACCCATTTGGGTTATGTGTATcggagaaaatatttaaatggattAAATTTGTCTCGTAACAAGGTTGAAGATTAATAAGGCAATTAGCGAAATCAAAGTTAAACTAAAGGCAAAGCAGATGcagcatatatatttaattatattttaagataAATAAGATATAATTTATTGGCTTaagtgataaaaattaaattaaaaatgaatgtaatatggttattaaatttaatagcatGAATAAAATTAACCCTAGTACAAATATCTAACTATGAGCAAGTGGTtcaaagctttttcttttttcttttttctttttttttttcttttttttttttttttttccctcctaatAACCAGTCGTCCAAGCTCCAAAGCTGAGGTaataaaacatgtatatatattgcaacAAAACacgtatatattttgtttttttttggtaatacacGCATATATTTTGTTGGTAATTGCGATAAAACTCAAATATGATATTATGATATATCCACGGTCGGCTCTCCATGTTTAATTCCATAATTGCGAAAATCGTAGGGCAAGCTGAGAAAGCCAAAATTTATGACGTGTGAGCTGACAGAGGCAGCAATACCGTACAGTATTGTCAACATACCGAAAGTAGCTGATGCTAACTGACTTGGGACAATACTCAGTTATAGGAAGATCGGTTTTCCTCACTCTTTTTATGCAAAAACTTTTATATACAACAATTACATGGGTAACGGCGTAATAagctattattattaaatatgtaattatcatgaattaaactatatatacaattaaattttaatttttaatataatttaatagttaataataaaacatcTAATACTGAAACTATCATGTCAATCTGATACAAATcaagttgtatatatataaatatagaactagactcatgatttttttttcaactctttattgttttaaggattgtgatttaaaaatttatttatggttatttaAGTATCTATAGAGTTCACTTTGCTCAAATAATGTtgtcattaaatttaaatttagttaatagttgaatttgaaattttaatttttgatgtgatcaaattataaaataaaatctttaatgttaaaattattaggACAACCTAATATGAACCACACTCATTTTAAGTTGATATGATAATTTTACTGTTAACAATTTCTTTTTAACCTTTAGATTATTTCAAAAGATGAGATTTAAAAGTTTATCTAAGTTCGTTTTTGTCACTATATAGTTCACTTTATCCGAACAgagttttaatatatgtaactaaactaatatttagtaaataataattgaattttaaatcttagtaataattgaatttcaaatttttatctttaatgtAATTCAAAAGTTAATAATTGAAGATTTAATTCAAAAGCTACTAATTTAATACACAAGGGTGTGATTCGTAAATCAAgatgacaatattaatttacaatatttatttttatttttatttttcatattaaaaatctaataagaAAAGGTAAATACTTCAATAGTGCCAATCAATTTAACACATATTATACAGATTAcattggattttctttttataaaaattgtaggCATTTCTTTTTTGGCTCCCACTTAGTATTGTGCCATATTAGCATTATACACTATAATGTTAAAGTCGTAATGCTTAtcccaatttaattaatttcataattttatgcCGTAAATGTTTATCGATTGATTGCCttattaatttgtatttgaatttaaatctaaaaatctaaaataagatAGCACAATCCTTGAAATTTgccatataaaaatttttaatttattaaatttacaaattttgtaacaacaaaattcatatatatatatgtacatataccaCTACAGTCAGATTtgcataattttataattttattaatttgtcttttacagtttctttttataatgttttttacaatattatatatatatatatatatacacacactttGCACCATAGATTTTGAAAACTGTTGCATTGcattccaaataattatttttcctttttatagaCAAAATGAACAAAATGTGTAGGGTAAAAACTAATGCAGGGAattttgaggggaaaaaaaaatatatatatatatgatagtttCGCCCAAGTTAATATAACTTTATGattaaaaggggggaaaaaaaaaaaagttagtatATATTTGCTTTAGTGGGATGCATAGTTCcagatttattaatttgttagtttcactcggtttttttttttttttaacccttatttcattccaaaattttattcttCCAAAATCTCCTAGATTGGAAGCCACATCAAGCTCACATGATCATTGTGCCCGTTCTTTTGAATggcaaattttaattattaccaaaataaggaaaaataaaaattatggtgCAATATGTCACAGTTTTTAGAAGGCATAAACTTATAAGATCATTGtgcatataatttaattttgaatgtTTAATATCGATAATACACGAAaacaaggaaggaaaaaaatgtttatggTGTAATATGAGCTCCTTTTAAAAATTGAGGGGCAAACTAAAAACAAACAGTATTGTACATTATTTAGAGGTATAAAGTGTTTTTACCCCCTGTGCATAGAATGTACAAgcaataaaagatttttttcagACCACGAAGTTCAGGAAGTGTTGTGAAAAGAGggaaagtaaaatattttagttttgattgtTTGATGGAGAAACAATTTTGGATCAACAgggaaagaaaatttattaattatataattacaaaGAGAATGAGAATAAAATGTTTACATATTCTGAAAATATGAGActtatattaccaaaaaaaaaaaaaaaaaaaaaaaacgagaaaagagattttgatcatgaaaatatgtaagaaaaaaaaactccttTTCCAAAAAGTATTTTAACACTCTTCTTACATTTAACGTGGCCTATTCTTAGGctgtattataaaatttgaacaaaaaatgacttatttatatttttggttgtaCTGGATCATCaactttttatgtatatattatatgattaatGATATGTTGAAAATATTGTTTCTACTCTAATGTGGAAAAGTCCtcacatattaattttaataccgccatgttaaatattattgatttaaaactaaaaatttagttGGACAAgtaataaatcttttaaaactaGCCATGTTTGTAGCTTTCAACATTAAGTAAGAGACCAAGAAACttaaacatattaattatgatgtacatatatattgtcATGACCAAATTAACCTATAAGAGGCAAGAGCTGAAGGCCATGCATAACTCTTACATTTCGTTTCACATATGGTTTTATTGTATTCTATATTGCAAGGAACTATTATAATATCTTGATACGCAATATTACAGATCATGCATTCCAACCCCAATAATTTTCTATCTCTTTTTCCGGTATACTAGGGGTCAAAAAACCCCAAAACCCGATGATTTTgaagaatatgtatatatactctTAAGTCCCaaactgaataaataaataaaaaaattaattaaataaaaagaatttacaCATCGAATTTATAAAGGATGCCATgcctttagaaaaaataaaataaaataaagaatgccATGCCAGAGTATGCTACACGTGATTTGGTTGTGCCAACTGACATATGATATAAAAAGCATTACTTCCAAAACACTGTATCCATTGGACCAATTACAACATAATGATATACTTCCTAAAGTTGCCAAAATTATTGAGGCAGCCAACGATGAAGGTGTTTCACTCCAGCATCATTTGGCCACCACTTGAATTAATGGGGTCGCCCCCACCCATCGATATGGACTATACAATAATACATATACTtgatctttagcgccaactctTAATTAATAtctaatgaaattttataaatcacTTTGggtattgttttaaaaaataataataatgttaatcatacaattataatatactttttatcaaaacaaaaaaggatagATACGTGAATGACCGGCATAACGATTCTGTCAAATATAAGCCGATGAACAGTATGCTTTCCTTCTATAAGTACCAAGGATGACCCAGATCATGTAGTCTAACAAAACCTGAGCCTCAATCTGATGAAGCGTCTGCATTATCATAAATTCTAGCTAGGTGGTTGGTTTAATACTTATGGATAGGAATATGTAATACTGTCTCGATCTAGGGGCAATAAATGCTTTTAACAAAATCGAAACTATTGAATCATGTTATAGAATCTTTGCAGTTATTCTCCTAATGTCAAGACCATTGGGTACTTAATTTGGAGAATATTGTAGTAGAACTTTTATACTTAAACACATGAtatcatgtgtatatatatagtcatctTTCATTATAACATTTTTACAGATTTTGATGGTAGACTTGCATCATACAATATATTgtggaataatttttttttcctacaacATATTATGTGATGTAAATTCCTATCAAATCCCATCAAAGTGTTATCATAAAAAatgaactatatatattataacaacaatttatcattaaaatattttaattttatttaatcaatatataatgcAAATAAATTAGAATGAAGTATATAAATAACCAGTTTATCATAATTTAGTTGCactgtattttgattttatatagaGAAAGTTATGGTCTAttggcaaaaatattttcaacataaaataaaatgataacgtAGTGATATGTCAAATACTAAGGATACTATTTAAACTcgttatcaaaaaaaaaaaaaaaaagaaaaagaggatgtTATTTAAACTAAAAGCCTAATTGAACAGGTGGCAACTCTCAACACCTACTACATATCACTGGATTCACAACATATCAAAATTCTCAATATATAAAACGTGACAGTCAAATTTACATCATGTCGACATGATAGTTTTAGTATCAAATATTCTTCATTTATTAGCTTTTGAACTATTTTAAAAGgctattaaaaatcaattaatgatctaatatagttttagtgAATACTAAACATTATTAGAACTTAATGAActataaaagcatttttaaatatcaatccTTAAAATGATCAAGTAGTTGATAAACAAAGTTGTAATGGCAAAGTCAGGTAAACCTAATATGAGCctagttatatatatagaatagtcTCTTATTAGgatatttcaataaatttttcattaaaacatttattatcatttattattagttcttgaattattttaaaagttacaatttaaaaatacattactAAAACTTTAGGAGAACAAATTGAACTTTATTTAAactcatataaattttaaatgttaacaGTTTTGGAAAAATCTAAAACATGATAAAAAGGTCTTGATGGTTTACCGATCCTAGCAACTGTAAAagaatttctttatatatatatatatatatatataatattcttttatgttATGGATCATTCTGTTCCAATCggtcatgaattataattaGGACAAGGCATATCGCTTTCCATTTCTCTTTCGATGAATTTGCAAAAATGCGATTGACAAATCCTAATCCTATTTTATTAATCATTGTCAGCTTCTGCATGAGAAAACACCTTATATACATAACCGTTTGCACAGTACAATTCAAACTTACAACTATTTTGGTCGATGATTTCGGTGGCTCATCACTGATTCCCTTTGGTTCCTTCATCAACCAAAGAAACAAAAGggactactttttttttttccatggagAGGGATCAAAACGCAGATATTCTACTTCCTCCTGGATTTAGATTTCACCCATCAGATGAGGAGCTTATCGTCCACTATCTGAGGAACAAAATCATTTCAAGCCCACTACCGGCTAATATCATTACCGAGATAGATCTCTACAAGTATGATCCTTGGCAGCTACCTGGGAAAGCTTCCTTTGGGGAAGATGAATGGTTCTTCTTCAGTCCAAGGGATAGGAAGTACCCAAACGGAACCAGGCCTAATAGAGCAGCTGGTTCCGGGTATTGGAAGGCTACCGGCACTGACAAACACATTCTCACTTCCTGTGGAACAAAAAGCATTGGGGTTAAGAAAGCACTGGTCTTCTACAAGGGACGCCCTCCAAAAGGAATCAAGACTGACTGGATTATGAATGAGTATAGATTGCTTGACACCATGTTTTGGACGTCAAAGAAAAAAGGGTCTATGAGGGTAAGTTTCAtctcttttcatatttttttttttttttcctttcaatatctattattttgaataataatgatgatattaTTAGTTGAATTACCTctttttcaaaagtttaaacTATTGAGGTGTTAGATATCAttctcttttatatatgtattttttatgagAGTAATGAAAAAGGATTTCAATATGATCACTGTGAATCATAGGTCATGAACTTTCATAACTTTTGGTGaagaaaaacatttttctttcgATGTTTTAAGCCTTTTGCTTTCGTTTTCCTGAACTGCAGTTGGATGATTGGGTTCTATGTCGGATTCGGCATAAAAGCAACAATCCCAGGAGCACTTGGAAAGACCTAAACTCTGCTGGTACTTATGAACCAGCTGGTTACTTTCAACGTGTGGATAAACCATGTTCCAAAAGTAGTATGAACCCCAACCTTGAAATGGCTAGAGATTATTTCTACAAAGATTGCCCGATGTTACCCTACATCTTTGCGTCTCAGGAGCTTCCATGCATGGAAACAACTTCAAGCATAAGCTTTCAAAGCAGCGACAATACACAATCTTCCACttcaaataagaaaaatgagCAGGCACATTTTTCAGTTTCTGCGTCTGACTATCTGTTCAACCCACTGAAGAGAAAGCCAGCTTACAGAGAGAACGATTATGAGAGCAATAATGTTTCTGTAGGGAACAAGAGGATCATAAGCAACAGCCGTCAAGAAAAGACGAAGGAACCAAAC is a window from the Ziziphus jujuba cultivar Dongzao chromosome 11, ASM3175591v1 genome containing:
- the LOC107433097 gene encoding NAC domain-containing protein 2, whose product is MERDQNADILLPPGFRFHPSDEELIVHYLRNKIISSPLPANIITEIDLYKYDPWQLPGKASFGEDEWFFFSPRDRKYPNGTRPNRAAGSGYWKATGTDKHILTSCGTKSIGVKKALVFYKGRPPKGIKTDWIMNEYRLLDTMFWTSKKKGSMRLDDWVLCRIRHKSNNPRSTWKDLNSAGTYEPAGYFQRVDKPCSKSSMNPNLEMARDYFYKDCPMLPYIFASQELPCMETTSSISFQSSDNTQSSTSNKKNEQAHFSVSASDYLFNPLKRKPAYRENDYESNNVSVGNKRIISNSRQEKTKEPNVSVVDYNISAMNCWDVEQSQSDAFNTINHNWTSNNFPYQELSHLVYAICD